The region GTCCCAGATGACCTTGATGACGTTCCAGCCCGCGCCGCGGAACAGCGCCTCGAACTCCTGGATGACCTTGCTGTTCGCGCGCACCGGCCCGTCGAGGCGCTGGAGGTTCGCGTTCAGCACGAAGATCAGGTTGTCGAGGTTCTCGTACGCCGCGAAGCGGATCGCGCCGATGCTCTGCGGCTCGTCCATCTCGCCGTCCCCGAGGAACGCCCAGACCTTCGCGTCGCCCTTGGGTTTCAGGCTGCGGTTCTCGAGGTACTTGATGAAGCGCGCCTGGTAGATCGCCTGGATGGGACCCAGGCCCATGCTGACGGTCGGGAATTCCCAGTAGTCGGGCATCAGCCAGGGGTGCGGGTAGCTGCTCAGGCCCGCGCCCTCGGGCTGCAGTTCGCGGCGGAAGCGGTTCATGCGGGCCTCGTCGAAACGGCCCTCCAGGAAGGAGCGGGCGTACACGCCGGGGCTGGCGTGGCCCTGGTAGAAGATCAGGTCGCGGTCCTGCCCGGCGCCGTGGCCGCGGAAGAAGTGGTTGAAGCCCACCTCCAGCAGCTCGGCGGCGCTGGCGTACGTGCTGAGGTGCCCGCCGATCCCGTCGCTGTTCTTGTTCGCCTTGATGACCATGGCGACGGCGTTCCAGCGGATGATGTTGCGGATGCGGCGTTCGATCTCGGCGTCACCGGGGTACTCGGGCTGCTGATCGACGTCGATGGTGTTGATGTAGGGGGTGTTCTGCTTGAACGTGATCGGCGCGCCGTGGAAGTACGCGTAGTGATCGAGTTCCTCCAGCAGTTCCGCCGCGCGGTTGTCCCCGGCGTCGGCGAACACGTACGCCAGGGAGTCCAGCCACTCCTGCGTCTCGACCGCGTTGAGCTGCTGGCGTTCCTGCGCGTTCATCCCGGCGCGCGCGGGCCGGTTCGGCGGTGCCGACTTCTGGGGAGACTGCGTCATGCTGCCCAGCATAGGCCCCGCCGGTCCCACACTTCCAACAGGGAATTCTCATGGGATTCACCACTGACACTGGTGGGTGGCGGACGCTACGCTGTCCCTGATGTCGGTCGAACTGCGTCACCTGCGGCACTTCGTGGCCCTCGCCGAGGAGGAACACTTCGGGCGGGCCGCCGAACGCGTGTTCGTCGTGCAGCAGGCTCTGAGCAACTCCATCCGCAACCTGGAGGAGGAGGTCGGGGTGCCCCTGGTGCTGCGCACCACCCGCCGCGTGCAACTGACCCCCGCCGGGCAGGAATTCCTGATCGGCGCGCGCGAGACGCTCGCCCTGGCCGGACAGACCGTCGAACGCGCCCGCCGCGCCGCCCGCGGAGAGGTGGGCCGCCTGAGCGTCGGCTTCGTCAGCGGCCTGGCGTTCGGGGGCCTGCCGGAGATCGTACGGCGCTTCCGGGAGCTGTACCCGAACGTCAGCGTGGACCTGCGCGAACTCACCGCGCAGGAACAGGAAGCCGCGCTGCGCGGCGGGCAGGTCGGCATCGGCCTGATGCTGCTGCCCGTCCGCGACCCCACCCTCGACTCCCGCGCCCTCTGGCGCCAACCCCTGGTCGCCGCGCTGCCCGCCGCGCACCCCCTCGCCCGCAAACGCCGGTTGAAGATCAGCGACCTGCGCGCCGAACCGTTCGTGTTCTTCCCCCGCCAGATCCGCGCCACGTACTTCGATCAGGTCATGCGCTGGTGCTCCACAGCCGGATTCACCCCCCACGTCGTCCAGGAAGCCATCGAGGTCCCCACCCTCCTCTCCCTGGTCGCGGCGGGCGTCGGCGTGTTCCTCCCCATCGAATTCTTCAGCCGCCTGTCCCTGCCCGGCGTCGCCTACCGCCCCATCGAGGACGCCCCCACCGTGGACATCGTCGCCGTGTGGCGACGCGGCGACGGCAAGAACCCCGTCATCCGCGCGTTCCTGACCGTCGCGGAGGAAGTGCTGCGGGAGGGAAGTGGGAAGTAGGCAGTGGGGAGTGGGCTCGGGCGGGGTGAGCGCTCAGGTCGCGGGAGTGCCGTTGACCGTCACCCCTGCTGCGGCTTTCCCGTGTCCGGCATGCCGCGCAGGACACCCAGGATCACTAGCGTGCCCGCCACGGACAGCAGCGCGCCCAGGGTGAAGGCCGCACCGGGGAAGTCGTGCGTGACGCCGAACGCGTACACGCTGGTCGCCACGACGGGACCCACGACCGCCACGAGGCTGTTCAGGCTGGTGATCGCGCCCTGCACGCGGCCCTGCTCGGTCTCGCCCACCTGACGGGAGATCAGGCCCTGCAGGGCTGGGTTCGCGAGGCCGCCCAGCGCGCCCACGACCAGTGAGGCGTACAGCAGCGCGCCGCTGCGGGCCACGCTGAGCACCGTGAATTCCAGGATGCTGCTGACCAGTCCGGTCATGATGGTGCGCCGCTCGCCGAAGCGCGCGATGAACGGCCCGATCAGGCCGCCCTGCACGGCGGCGGTCAGCAGCCCGAAGAATGCCAGCGCCACGCCGTTCTGCCCTGGCGTCCAGCGGAGCACGCCCTCGGTGTACAGCACCCACGTGCTGAAGATCACCTGCCCCGCGAGGCCCAGCAGCACGAACGTCAGCGTCAGGGACCTCAGGATCGGGTACTCGCCCAGCGCCCGCAGCGGCAGCAGCGGATTCAGGTCCGCGCGCCGCAGGCCACGCGCGCGGCTGCTCTCGGGCAGCGACTCGGGCAGCACGAACAGGCCGTACAGGACGTTCAGGCCCGTCAGGGCCGCCGCGACCATGAACGGCACCCGCAGTCCGTACTCGCCCAGCAGGCCACCCAGCGCCGGGCCCAGGATGAACCCCACCCCGAACGTAGCGCCCAGCAGCCCGAAGTTCTTCGCGCGGTCCTCCGGCGGGGACACGTCCGCGATGTACGCGTTCGCGACCGTCAGGCTCGCCCCGGTGATCCCCGCCAGGATGCGGCCCACGAACAGCCACGCCAGATTCGGCGCGAACGCCAGCAGCAGGTAATCCAGCGCCATGCCGCTCAGCGCGAACAGCAGCACCGGCCGCCGCCCGAAGCGGTCACTCAGCACCCCCAGGATCGGCGCGAAGATGAACTGCATCACCGCGTACGCCGCCGTCAGCAGCCCGATCGTCCGCGCGCCCGCCACCTCCGACCCCGCCAGTTCCTTCACCAGCCCCGGCAGCACGGGGATGATCAGCCCGATCCCGACGATGTCGATCAGGGCGGTCAGCAGAATGAAGATCAGGGCAGCAGGACGGGCGCGCATGGGGGGCAGTGTACGGCGCGCAGGTCAAGGTTCCCTTCAGCCATCTCGCTTACCATCCACTTACGTCCGGGGCGTAAAATAAGCGGATTCGTTCGGGCCGCGCCCACCCCCTCTCCCCCACCCTCCGGAGGTTCCATGCTCAAGGTCAAGTCCGCGTTCCAGCCCTCCGGGGATCAACCCACCGCCATCCGCTCACTGGTCGACGGCCTGGACTCCGGCCTCCGGTTCCAGACCCTGCTCGGGGCGACCGGCACCGGGAAGTCGGTGGCGTGGCACGAGCCCGTCACAGTGGAGGTCGCCGGGCAGGTGCGGCGCCTGCCCATCGGTGAACTGATTGACGGGCTGTTCGGCACGCCCACGCAGGACGAGGATTCGCTGGAGTTGCCGCCGCCCGATCCGATGCGGGTGCTGGCGTGGAACGCGGCGGACGGCGCGGTGGCGTGGCGGACGGTGACAGCCCTGACGCGGCACGGCGCGCCGGAGCGGCTGCACCGGCTGGTCACCGCGTGCGGGCGGGAGGTGACGGTCACGGCGGATCACAGCGTGTGGGTCCTGCGAGGCGGGCACGTTCAGCTGGTCGCGGGGGATGACGTGCGGCCCGGTGACGCGCTGCCGGTGCCTCGGCGGGTGCCGCAACCGGACGGGACGGTCACGCATCTGGACACGCTGGCGCTGCTGGACGGCACGCCCTTCCACGTGGCGGTACCGTACACGCCGGACCGTGACCCGGAGTGGCGTGATCTCGTGCGTGGGCATCATGCCCGCCCGGACGGGAAACTGCACGCCCTGCGCCGTGGGAAGAGGGGCGGTGGCCTGAGCGTCACGGCGGCCCGCGCGGCGGTCGCGCAGGGACTGGCGGTCGCTGCCGAGGCGCGCGTCTCGGCCCGGTCGGTCAGCGTGGCCGGGCAGCTGCCCCTGACGCCCGCACTGGCGCTGCTGCTCGGGCAGTACGTCGCGGAGGGGCACGCCGCGCCGGGCTGCGCGCTGATCTCCGTGCGGGACGCGGACGTACAGGCGCAGCTCACAGCGGCGCTGGACGAACTGGAGGCCGGGTATTTCCGCCGCGCGGACGGTGATTTCGTGCTGTCGGGCCGGGTGTGGCGGGAGGTGCTGGCCCGACTGATGGGCGAGCGTTCCGGCGAGAAGCGTCTGCCGGTGAACTTCGCGGCGTTCCCGGACGCCTTCCTGGCGGGCGTGCTCCGCGCGTACTTCGAGGGGGACGGCGGGGTGGACGGCGGCGCGGTCACGGCCGTGACGAACAGCGCGCGGCTGGCCGGGGAACTGGCCGAGGCGCTGCTGCGTTTCGGGGTGTGGGCGCGTCTGCGCGAGGTGCAGAAGCGCCGCCCGGACGGCACGCTGGGCACGTACCACAGGGTCACGGTGTCCGGCGCCGAGAACCTGCGGGCATTCCAGGAAGGGGTCGGGTTCCTGAGTGCCCGCAAGCAGGCGGCGCTCGCGGACCTGCTGGACCGGGCCGGTGAGGGCAACACGAACGTGGATGTGGTTCCCGGCGTGGGTGGGCGCCTGCTGGCCGAACGGGAGCGGGCTGGGCTGTCGCAGCGGCAGGTGGCGCAGGCCGCAGGTTGCACGCGCACGATGGTCTCGGCGGTCGAGTGCGGCATCCGCGCCCCCAGTGCGGGTCTGTTCCGCCGCCTGTGCGAGGCGCTGAACGTGACCGACGCGGCCTTCACGGGGCTGGCCGATGTTCACTGGTCGCCAGTCGAGACCAACGAGACGATGGCGCCCGAGACGCCCTTCGTGTACGACTTCAGCGTGGACGGTTTCGAGACCTTCCTGACCGGTCGGGGCGGCCTGTTCGTCCACAACACCTACAGCATGGCGAAGGTCATCGAGGAAACCCAGCGACCGGCGTTGATCATGGCGCCGAACAAGATCCTCACGGCGCAACTGGCATCCGAGTTCCGGGAGTTCTTCCCGGACGCGGCGGTGGAGTTCTTCATCAGTTACTACGACTACTACCAGCCCGAGGCGTACGTGCCGGGCAAGGACCTGTTCATCGAGAAGGACGCCAGCATCAACCAGGAGATTGAGCGGCTGCGGCACTCGACGACGCGCAGTCTGTTGACGCGCCGGGACACGATCGTGGTCGCCAGTGTCAGCTGCATCTACGGCCTGGGCGACCCGAAGGAGTACACGGCGCTGAACGCCATCCTGAAGAAGGGCGGGCAGATGCCGCGCGACGAGCTGCTGGGGCGGCTGGTGAACATGCAGTACGAGCGGAACGACGTGGAACTCATGCCGGGCCGCTTCGGGGTGAAGGGCGAGGTGGTGACGGTGTGGCCCGCCTACGACGAGCAGCCCCTGCGGGTGGAACTGTGGGGCGACGACGTGGAACGCATCAGCGTGGTGCATCCGCTGACCGGGGACCGGCTGGCGGATCTGGACGCGACCGTCATCTACCCCGCCAAGCATTACGTGAGCAGTGCGGGGAACATCGAGCGGGCCATCGTGACCATCCAGCAGGAACTGGACGAGCGGCTGGAGTACTTCAAGTCCACCGGGAAGCTGCTGGAGGCGCAGCGCCTGAAGGAACGCACCCTCTACGACCTGGAGATGCTCAAGGTCCTGGGGTACTGCTCGGGCATCGAGAACTACTCGCGGCACATCGACGGGCGCGCGGCGGGGCACACGCCGTACACCATGCTGGATTACTTCCCGGATGACTTCGTGACGTTCATCGACGAGTCGCACGTGACGGTCCCGCAGATCGGTGGGATGGCGAACGGCGACCGGGCCAGGAAGCAGACGCTGGTGGACTACGGCTTCCGCCTGCCGTCGGCGATGGACAACCGCCCGCTGAACTTCGACGAGTTCATGAGCAAGACCGGGCAGCTGGTGTTCGTGTCCGCCACGCCCGGCCCGTACGAACGCGAGCACAGTGACAGCGTGGCCGATCAGATCATCCGCCCGACCGGCCTGATCGACCCGCCGGTGGGCATCCGGCCCATCCAGGGTCAGATCGAGGACCTGCTGGGCCGCGTCCGCGAACGCAGCGCGAAGGGCGAACGCACCCTGGTCACGACCCTCACGAAGCGGATGTCCGAGGACCTCACCGAGTACCTGCTGGAGAAGGGCGTGAAGGCGCGCTACATGCACAGCGACATCGACAGCGTCGAGCGTCAGGTGATCATCCGCGACCTGCGCCTGGGACACTACGACGTGCTGGTCGGCATCAACCTGCTGCGCGAGGGTCTCGACCTGCCGGAGGTCTCGCTGGTCGCCATCCTCGACGCGGACAAGCCCGGCTTCCTGCGCAGTGAACGCGCCCTGATCCAGACCATCGGCCGCGCCGCCCGCAACGTGAACGGCGAGGTCATCCTGTACGCCGACTCCATCACGCCCGCCATGCAGTTCGCCATGGACGAGACCGCCCGCCGCCGCGAGAAACAGATGGCGTACAACGAGACCCACGGCATCACCCCCACCACCGTCATCAAGGGTGTGCGCGACGTCATCCGCGGCGAGGAGCAGCCGGGCGAGATCAGCTCCGCCACCGTCGGCGACGACCGCGACGCTCTGTCCGCGCAGCTCACGGACCTGGAACTCGACATGTGGCAGGCCTCCGAGGACCTCGACTTCGAACGCGCCGCTAGCCTACGCGACCAGATCCGCGCCATCGAGGCGAAACTCCAGGGCAAGGAGTTCCAGCAGGCCACCGTCCCTGGGCAGAAGGTCCGCCGCAAGGGCAGACGCTGACCCACAGCCATGAAGCGACGGGCCACCCTCTGATCCGGGGTGGCCCGCCGCTCATGCGTGGACGTCAGTGCAGGGTGCGTCCGGGTTCGTCCGTTTCGGGTGTCTGCGCGGGCAGGATGAGGTTCGCGACGATGCCGACCAGCGCGGCGAGGGCCATGCCGTGCAGTTCGAGGCTGGTGCCCGCGACGCTGATGGGGAACGCGGCGCCGCCGAGGCCCAGCACGAGGATCAGGGACACGATGATGAGGTTGCGGCTGTGCGCGAAGTCGATCCGCGCCTCACTGAGGGTGCGGATGCCGACCGAGGCGATCATGCCGAACAGCAGGATGCTCACGCCGCCCAGCACGCCCTGCGGGAGGCTCTTGAGCACCGCGGCGAGTTTCGGGGAGCAGCCGAACAGGACGGCGAACACGGCGCCGATCTGGAGGACGCGCGGGTCGTACACGCGGGTGAGGGCGAGGACGCCGGTGTTCTCGGCGTAGGTGGTGGCGGCGGGGCCGCCGAGCGCGGCGCTGCTCATGTTCGCCAGCCCGTCGGCGAACAGGGTGCGGCTCAGGCCGGGTTTCTCGAGGAAGTTCTTTCCGACGACGCGGCCGTTCACGATGACGTCGCCGACGTGTTCGATGAACGTGACGACCGCGACGGGCGCGATGATCGCCACGGCCCGCCAGTCCAGGGTGGGCGCGTGGAAGTCCGGGAGGCCCAGCAGGGGCGCGGCGGCGATGGCGTTCAGGCCGTCCTGGGTCACCTGCCCGGTCAGGAGGGACACGACGTACCCGGTGACGACGCCGACCAGGATGGGAATCATGCGGAACAGGCCCTTCCCGTAGATGCTGGCAATGACGGCGGCAGCCAGCGTGACGAGGGCCAGCCACCAGTTCGTCTTGGCCTGGTTCACGGCGACGCTGCTGAGGCCCAGGCCGATCACGATGATGACGGGGCCGGTCACGACGGGCGGGAACACCCGCAGCAGCCTGTCCGTACCCAGGAGTTTCACGAGGCCGCTGAACAGCAGGTACATGGCTCCGGCGGCGATCAGGCCGCCCCCGGCGGCGGCAGGGCCGAATTCCTTGACGACCAGCGCGGTGGGCGCGATGAACGCGAACGAGCTGCCCAGGAAGATCGGGACCTGACCGCGCGTGAGCAGGTGGAAGATCAGCGTGGCGACGCCCGCGCCGAACAGCGCGACGCTGGGGGACAGGCCGACCAGGATGGGGACCAGGACGGTCGCGCCGAACATGGCGATGGAGTGTTGCAGGCCCAGCACGATCTGGCGGGCGCTGGGGCGGGTGGGGGTCAGGGTCACGGCGGGGGCCTCCGGAGGGCATGGGTCGGCACCCGCACACGTGGGCGGGTGGGGGCGGCGTTGCTCCGGGGGTTCAGGGTAGCGCACCGGCCGTGCGGCGGGTGGTCAGGGCGTGGGGGCCCGCGTCAGGGTGCACTGGCCCAGGCGCAGTTCGCGCGCGGCGTCGGCCTGTTCCTGCGGCGTGCGGGTCACGTCCAGAACGGCCAGGACACGTTCCAGCGCGGCGGGCAGGTCGCTCAGGGGGCCGCTGGCGAGCACGCCGGTCGCGCCGGGCTGGACCAGGGTGCTCAGGCGCAGCGCGCAGGCGAGGCCCAGGCCGCCCTCGCGGGCGTCTTTCAGGTCCAGGGCGATCAGCGTGTCGGCGGTCGCATCGAGCAGCAGGCTGCCCCGGTCGGCGCGGTAGGTGCCGGGCGCGGTGGGGGTGGGCGGCGCAGCGGTCAGGCGCAGGGCCGTGCTCAGCACCTCGCCGTCGAAGGTGGTGGCGCTCAGCGTCCAGGTCTGCCCCGGCTGGACGGGCGTGGGGGCCGGGGCGGCGAGGGCCGAGCCGAGCAGCAGGGGCAGCAGGAGGGTCGGGAGGCGCATACCTTCAGCGTAGCGGGTAGGCTGGGGTGCATGAACGCGAAAGGTGACCTGATCGCGCGCGCCCTGAGCCTGGGCCTGGGCGCGCCGGAATTCGAGGTGTCGTCCGACGGTCCGCCCCACCAGCGGACGTTCCACGTGACGGTGCGGATCGGCGGCGAGCCGCTGGGCGAGGGCGGATCGGGCCGCAGCCGCAAGGACGCCGAGCGGGCGGCGGCGGATTCGGCGCTGCGCGTGCTGGACGGCGAGCCGATGGCGGACACCGAGGAGGTGCTCGACGAGGCCCCCACCGGGCGCTGGCCGATCTACGCGGGGGTGCTGGAGGCCGCGCTGGAGACGGCCGCGGAGTTCGCGGACGAGGACGCCTCGCTGGACGACGTGCGCCGCGACGCGGGCCGCCTGTACCGCGAGCTGCTGCTGGACCTGGGGCACGGGCCGGACCCGCTGTGAGCGACTGGCCGTGGCGGCCCGCCGGGGTGCTGTTCGACATGGACGGCGTCCTGACCGCGAACAACGCCTTTCACCGGCAGGCGTGGCAGGAGGTGGCGCTGGAGGTGCTGGGCCTGACCCTCTCGGAAGAGGACCTGGATCACAAGGTGGACGGGGGCCGCAACCCGGAGATCATTGAGCGCCTGACCGGCACCTACCCGGACGAGGCGCTGGCCGCCCGCTTTCACGACGCGAAGGAGGGCCGCTACCGGTCACTGGCGGCGGGAGCGCTGCGCGAGGTGGCGGGCCTGAGTGCCCACCTGGACGCCCTGGACGCGCGGGGGATTCCGTTCGCGCTGGTCACGAGTGCCGACGCGGTGAACGTGGCGTTCGGCATGGAGCAGCTGGGTTTCGGGCCGCGCTTCGTGACGCGGGTACTGGGCGAGGACGTCACGCGCGGCAAACCTCACCCGGAGCCGTTCCTGCTGGGCGCGCAGCGGCTGGGCCTGAATGCCGCCGACTGCCTCGCGCACGAGGACGCCGTGAACGGCGTGCGCAGCGCGGCCGGGGCGGGCTGCCGGATTGTGGCCCTGACGACCACCGCGCCGGAGTCGGCGCTGCTGGCGGCGGGGGCGGCGCTGGCCGCGGCGGACTTCACGTCCTGGCCCGACTGGCTGGCGTGAAGGGCGCGCAGGCCGAGGACCGCGCCGCCGCGTTCCTGAGCGGGCTGGGCCGCGAGGTGCTGGCCCGCAACTACCGCATTCCCGGCGGGGAGATCGACGTGATCTCGCGCGAGCCGGGCGGGACGCTGGTGTTCACCGAGGTCCGCCAGCGCCGCTCGGCGCGTTTCGGCAGCGCGGCGGAGTCCGTCACGCCGCGCAAGCTGGCGCTGATGCAGCGCGCCGCGCTGACCTACCTGACGCGCGAACTGGGCCGCGACGACCTCCCGTGCCGCCTGGAGGTGCTGACCATCGACGGCAGCGCCGGGGACGGCACGCTGAGCCTGCACGCGGTTGAGTGACTGGCCCGCGCTAGAATCCCCGGCATGCGCAGTGATTACCTGTCGGCCGCCCGCGCCCTGCAACTGGGGCGGGAGAGTGCCGTGGAGGGCGATCAGGGCCGCGCGCTGCGCCTGTACCGCGAGGCGCTGGACCTGCTGTGCGTGCTGCCGCCCGAGCGGACGCGGGACGTGCTGCTGGCGCACACGCACCTGGCGTTCTACCAGACGCTGGAGTTGCTGGGCGGCCCGGATGGACAGCGGCACCTGCAGCTGGGCGTCAGTTACGCGCGCAGCACGCGTGATCCGCTGGCCCGCGCGATTGCCGAGGAGTGCCTGAGCGGCCTGGACGTCGTGCTGTAATACGGACTCCGGTTGAATGGTTTGCAAAAACCGTTCAACCCGAGCGGATGCGAGAAGGAGCGAAGCGGGTTCCGGGCGTGGAGTTGGCAGATCGGTGGCGTTCCGATCTGTCAACGAAACAGACGGAATCCTTATAAGGGCGCCGGGCTGTCACCGGAACAGGCGAAGGCCCCGGCAGTGCGTCTGCCGGGGCCTTGCTGTGTCTCGTACTTACTGGCCGGGGAGGTTCAGGGTGGCGGTGGTCTTGCCGGTCTTCTTGTCGTGCGTGCAGGCCATGGGCAGCTGACCCAGGGTGTTCACGCGTTCGCCGCTGTGCACGGCGATCGTGACGGGCGCGGTGAGGGTCCAGCCGCCACCCTCGACGGTCTGGGTGGCCTTGATGATCTCGGCGGGTTCCGCCTCCACGGCGGCGTGCAGTTCATCCCCGGCTTTCAGGGGGCTGCTCTGCTCGACCAGCGTCTTCAGGGGAATGGCCTGACCCATGGCGCCGACGGTGAGTTCCTCGGTGTCCTCGGCGATTTCCTTGCAGGCCTCGATGAACTTGTACTTGCTGATGCCGTTGGCGTCCCGGTCGCTGTAGATGGGGTTGGCGCGGACGGCGGTGGCGGTCACGAAGCCCAGGAGGGCCACGGTCAGGATGATGGCAACCCACAGCAGCGCGCGGCCAGCGCCTCCGTGGCTGGTGGATGTGGTGTGCTTGCTCATGTCACCGCCCAGCATAGCGTCCCGCGCCGCCTGGGAATGGCGGGCGGCGCCGCAGTGTGGTCACCGGTCGGGGAACGAATCAGGGCGCGGGTCAGTGCCAGTCGTTGAACCAGTCGTCGATGTGGGCTTCCACGCCCCGGCGGTCGGCGCGGGCCAGCGCGGCACTGACGGTCTCGCCCGTCACGGGGTGCGGCAGGTGCGGGTGCAGGTCGCTCAGGGGGGCCAGCACGAACGCGCGGTCCCAGGCGCGCGGGTGCGGCAGGTGCAGGGCGGGGTTGTCGCTGATCAGGGTGCCGTGCAGGATCAGGTCGAGGTCCAGGGTGCGGGCCTCCCAGCGTTCGGTGCGGGTGCGTCCGGCGCGGGCCTCGATGTCGTGCAGGCCCGCCAGGAGGGCGTGGGCGCTCAGGGGGGTGTGCAGACAGAGGGCGGCGTTCAGGTACTCGGGCTGCCCGGCGGGCCCGCCGACGGGCGCGGTACGGTACAGCCGCGACAGGGCCTTCACGGTGCCCAGGGTGCGCAATTCGGTCACGGCCCGGCGCAGAGTGGTCAAGGGGTCGCCCAGGTTGGCGCCCAGCGCGATGAACGCGGCGGTCTGCGGGGTGGTCACAGGTCCTCGCGGCGCAGGGTCAGTTCGGCGTACACGTCGCGGAACACGCCGGGCAGCGGCGCGAAGGGCTTGTGGACGCGCACGGTGACGTGCGTCACCCTGGGCTGGTCGCGCAGGACGCGCCGCGCGATCCGGTCGGCGAGCACCTCGATCAGCTGATGGCGGGGCACGGTGACTTCCTGCTGGATGGCGGCGTACACCTCGGCGTAGTTCACGGCCTCGTTCAGGTCGTCGGTCAGTCCGGCGAAGGGGTAGTGCAGTTCGGCGTCCACGATGAAGCGGGCGCCCAGGACGGCCTCGGTGTCGAACACGCCGTGCCGGGCGTGGAATTCCAGGCCCTGCAGCACGACGCGGCTGTGCGGGGGGGTGGGGGTCGTCATCTCACGAGTGTAGTGGGTGCGGGTCAGCCCGCGTTCAGTGCGGTCTGGACCCGCAGCGCCTGCACGTGCGCGGCGGCGGCGTGGGCGCGCACGATGGCCGCGCCGCCGCGCGCGGCGTGCAGGTGCAGCGCGAGGCTGCCTGGATCGCGGTCGGCCGCGACCGGAACGTCCGCAATGAAGTCGATCAGGCGTTTGCGGCTCGCGCCGATCAGGACGGGGTGCGGCCCGCCTGTCAGGTCGGGCAGGGCCCGCAGCAGCGCGAGGTTGTGCTCCAGCGTCTTCCCGAAGCCGATGCCCGGGTCGAGGATCACGTCCGGCACCCCGGCGGCCAGGGCCTCGCGCGCCTGGACGTGCAGGTAATCATGCACCTCTTGCACCACGTCGGCGTAGTGCGGGTCGCGCTGCATGGTGCGCGGTTCGCCCTGCATGTGCATCAC is a window of Deinococcus grandis DNA encoding:
- the folK gene encoding 2-amino-4-hydroxy-6-hydroxymethyldihydropteridine diphosphokinase; amino-acid sequence: MTTPQTAAFIALGANLGDPLTTLRRAVTELRTLGTVKALSRLYRTAPVGGPAGQPEYLNAALCLHTPLSAHALLAGLHDIEARAGRTRTERWEARTLDLDLILHGTLISDNPALHLPHPRAWDRAFVLAPLSDLHPHLPHPVTGETVSAALARADRRGVEAHIDDWFNDWH
- the folB gene encoding dihydroneopterin aldolase; its protein translation is MTTPTPPHSRVVLQGLEFHARHGVFDTEAVLGARFIVDAELHYPFAGLTDDLNEAVNYAEVYAAIQQEVTVPRHQLIEVLADRIARRVLRDQPRVTHVTVRVHKPFAPLPGVFRDVYAELTLRREDL